The proteins below come from a single Thunnus thynnus chromosome 10, fThuThy2.1, whole genome shotgun sequence genomic window:
- the LOC137190951 gene encoding natural killer cells antigen CD94-like isoform X1, whose amino-acid sequence MPENEVLYSEVKFTRRKGNTIETASLSADAPYAEVRLLKTQPSTELPGSQQVVSNRGSKFKSQRVALVVLCVLLAVVVAALCCVSYDNMQTKKSLQAMKAEHEAMKTNFTESLSEKMMSPSCPQPLPPEIKSESCLKCAKGWEQLRGKCYYFSNTYSSWEKSRHFCQNQGGDLVKIDSRVEQILLNQKLIDKMIDAEDKFWIGLTDSKEENKWFWVDGSSLNTSLSFWAEREPDNWDGENPKGEDCVRMGEKAEAENLKQWFDKSCDKPHRSICEKQAVTGSRRVMCV is encoded by the exons ATGCCTGAAAATGAAGTACTCTACTCTGAAGTTAAGTTCAcaagaaggaaaggaaacacCATTG aGACTGCTTCCTTATCAGCTGACGCCCCTTACGCTGAAGTCAGGCTCTTGAAAACTCAGCCATCCACAGAGCTGCCTG GTTCCCAACAAGTGGTGTCAAATAGAGGGTCAAAGTTCAAATCACAGAGAGTTGCTCTGGTGGTTCTCTGTGTTCTCTTGGCAGTTGTGGTCGCCGCTCTTTGTTGTGTCT CTTATGATAACATGCAAACGAAGAAGAGTCTCCAAGCAATGAAAGCCGAACATGAAGCTATGAAGACAAATTTCACGG AGAGCCTCTCTGAAAAGATGATGTCACCTTCTTGCCCACAACCACTACCTCCTGAAATAAAAA GTGAATCATGTCTGAAATGTGCCAAGGGCTGGGAGCAACTTAGAGGAAAGTGCTATTATTTCTCCAACACATATTCATCCTGGGAAAAGAGCAGACATTTCTGCCAAAATCAAGGAGGAGACCTGGTGAAGATAGACAGCAGGGTGGAGCAG ATACTCTTGAACCAGAAACTGATTGACAAAATGATCGATGCTGAGGACAAGTTCTGGATCGGACTGACAGACTCGAAGGAAGAGAACAAATGGTTTTGGGTGGACGGCTCATCGCTGAACACAAG TTTGTCTTTCTGGGCTGAACGTGAGCCGGACAATTGGGATGGGGAAAATCCTAAAGGAGAGGACTGTGTGAGGATGGGAGAGAAAGCAGAAGCTGAAAACCTGAAGCAGTGGTTTGATAAGTCCTGCGACAAGCCTCACAGAAGTATTTGTGAGAAACAAGCAGTAACTGGATCTCGTAGGGTTATGTGTGTCTGA
- the LOC137190951 gene encoding natural killer cells antigen CD94-like isoform X2 has translation MSSNCSTGSQQVVSNRGSKFKSQRVALVVLCVLLAVVVAALCCVSYDNMQTKKSLQAMKAEHEAMKTNFTESLSEKMMSPSCPQPLPPEIKSESCLKCAKGWEQLRGKCYYFSNTYSSWEKSRHFCQNQGGDLVKIDSRVEQILLNQKLIDKMIDAEDKFWIGLTDSKEENKWFWVDGSSLNTSLSFWAEREPDNWDGENPKGEDCVRMGEKAEAENLKQWFDKSCDKPHRSICEKQAVTGSRRVMCV, from the exons ATGTCTTCTAACTGTTCAACAGGTTCCCAACAAGTGGTGTCAAATAGAGGGTCAAAGTTCAAATCACAGAGAGTTGCTCTGGTGGTTCTCTGTGTTCTCTTGGCAGTTGTGGTCGCCGCTCTTTGTTGTGTCT CTTATGATAACATGCAAACGAAGAAGAGTCTCCAAGCAATGAAAGCCGAACATGAAGCTATGAAGACAAATTTCACGG AGAGCCTCTCTGAAAAGATGATGTCACCTTCTTGCCCACAACCACTACCTCCTGAAATAAAAA GTGAATCATGTCTGAAATGTGCCAAGGGCTGGGAGCAACTTAGAGGAAAGTGCTATTATTTCTCCAACACATATTCATCCTGGGAAAAGAGCAGACATTTCTGCCAAAATCAAGGAGGAGACCTGGTGAAGATAGACAGCAGGGTGGAGCAG ATACTCTTGAACCAGAAACTGATTGACAAAATGATCGATGCTGAGGACAAGTTCTGGATCGGACTGACAGACTCGAAGGAAGAGAACAAATGGTTTTGGGTGGACGGCTCATCGCTGAACACAAG TTTGTCTTTCTGGGCTGAACGTGAGCCGGACAATTGGGATGGGGAAAATCCTAAAGGAGAGGACTGTGTGAGGATGGGAGAGAAAGCAGAAGCTGAAAACCTGAAGCAGTGGTTTGATAAGTCCTGCGACAAGCCTCACAGAAGTATTTGTGAGAAACAAGCAGTAACTGGATCTCGTAGGGTTATGTGTGTCTGA